Proteins co-encoded in one Nicotiana sylvestris chromosome 7, ASM39365v2, whole genome shotgun sequence genomic window:
- the LOC138872552 gene encoding uncharacterized protein: MTETKPTVDVIPVMSKITENKFMGSNYMDWSKTIRLYLRSIDKENHLVDDPPKDETKSVWLKEDAKLFLQIKNSMHSEVNDLVSHCDYVKDLMDYLDFLYSGKGNLSRMYDVCQAFYHPSMQDRSLTTYFSEFKKVYDELNVILPFSLDVKVQQAQREQLAVMSFLSGLSPEFEGAKLQILSGTAISSLKEAFTRVLRTEKSHPGPTATIDSGALLSRVQKNRSHSNRNRSSDSRDLKQGEVECFYCHELGHTIRYCVKLQNKNKRSQYANIATSETISPSQSSSPPINTIPESGSYDEADYW; encoded by the exons ATGACTGAAACGAAACCTACCGTTGATGTCATTCCGGTTATGTCCAAAATTACGGAGAATAAGTTCATGGGTTCCAATTACATGGATTGGAGTAAGACGATCCGTCTCTATTTGCGGAGCATCGACAAAGAGAACCACTTGGTTGATGATCCACCCAAGGATGAGACTAAATCAGTCTGGTTAAAGGAGGATGCAAAATTGTTTCTCCAAATCAAGAATTCGATGCACAGTGAGGTAAATGATCTAGTTTCTCATTGTGATTATGTGAAGGATCTAATGGATTATTTAGATTTTTTGTACTCTGGCAAAGGAAACTTGTCTCGCATGTATGATGTGTGCCAGGCATTTTACCATCCATCCATGCAAGATCGCTCTCTCACCACTTACTTCTCAGAGTTTAAGAAGGTGTATGATGAGCTTAATGTTATATTGCCGTTTAGTCTAGATGTGAAGGTACAACAGGCTCAGCGTGAACAACTGGCGGTCATGAGTTTCCTTTCTGGTCTTTCTCCCGAATTTGAAGGGGCCAAATTGCAGATTTTATCTGGGACTGCTATCTCTTCCTTGAAAGAGGCCTTTACAAGAGTGTTGCGTACTGAAAAGTCTCATCCAGGTCCGACAGCCACAATCGATAGTGGTGCTCTGCTTAGCCGCGTCCAAAAGAATAGGAGTCATAGTAATCGCAATCGGAGTAGCGATAGTCGAGACCTAAAGCAAGGGGAAGTTGAATGTTTTTATTGTCATGAGCTCGGTCATACCATACGTTATTGTGTGAAGCTTCAGAATAAGAACAAAAGATCTCAGTATGCCAACATCGCCACTTCCGAGACTATTTCACCATCTCAGTCATCATCTCCTCCTATCAATACTATCCCCGAGTCAG GATCTTACGACGAAGCAGATTATTGGTAA
- the LOC138873439 gene encoding uncharacterized protein, translated as MAVMENTFDMYARNKLQERASLWNDLQQLGGQTQIPWLIRGDFNNVLTTDDRLGQPVTMNEVQEFKDCIDNMQLTPLRTKGCFFTWCNKQSANDRVYSKIDWAFGNFEWTKDYGHVEADCLEPRVSDHSPILVQIWRRNTIYPKPFKLYMVTMEHKEFKPTVERIWK; from the exons ATGGCTGTTATGGAGAACACATTTGACA TGTATGCTAGAAACAAATTGCAAGAAAGGGCTAGTCTATGGAATGATCTGCAACAGCTAGGGGGGCAGACTCAAATCCCCTGGCTCATACGTGGTGATTTCAACAATGTCCTAACCACAGATGATAGATTAGGACAACCAGTCACTATGAATGAGGTTCAGGAGTTCAAGGATTGTATAGATAATATGCAACTGACCCCATTGAGGACTAAGGGATGTTTCTTTACTTGGTGTAATAAGCAAAGTGCAAATGATAGAGTATACAGTAAGATTGATTGGGCTTTTGGCAATTTTGAATGGACTAAAGATTATGGGCATGTGGAAGCTGATTGCTTAGAACCTAGAGTGTCAGATCACTCACCAATCTTGGTCCAAATATGGAGAAGGAATACTATATATCCCAAGCCATTCAAGTTGTACATGGTAACAATGGAACACAAGGAGTTTAAGCCTACTGTAGAAAGAATTTGGAAGTAG